DNA sequence from the Candidatus Zixiibacteriota bacterium genome:
GATATTGTTTACTTGGTGGCTTATCTTTTCAAACATGGGCCGGCACCGTGCATATAATAAAAACAATGACGGATGACTAATAACGAATGATGGATAAAAGACGGAAGAAAAAGATAAAGCAGGTTTGGTAGAGACGCATAGCATGCGTCTCTCTTTTTTTATATTGAATTCTCTTGCCTATCTATTTCTCATTTATTATAATCCTGATAAATAAAACAATTTATTCAAAGGAGTTCTGGATGAAAATCGAGCTTAAACTGGGCAAAGCTGAGGAGCTAAAATCTGAGGCTTTAGCTTTGGGGCTATTTGAAGCACAAGGGCTTTCAAAAGAGGCGAAACTTTTAGACAAAAGATTAGATGGGGCGATCTCCCTACTTCTCAAAAATGGTGATTTTTCCGGGAAATCAAATCAGACTGCGGTTTTGTATCCGAAGGGGTTTGAGTTCAGAAGAGTTATTCTTATCGGGCTTGGAAAGAAAGAGGAGTTCAGCTTAGACCGGATCAGACAGGCTGCCGGGACAGCTTATAAGAAGGCTAAAAAGCTTAAGATCAAAAACTATGTCAGTTTTCTTCACGGGAAAGGGCAAAAGGGAATAGATTTTCAAGCATCTGCCCAGGCTGTGACCGAAGGGACTCTGCTCTCATCCTATCATCTGGACCAGTACAAAACCGAGGGGAAAGAAGATCTTTTTGAGGTCGAGAGCATGACTATCTGGGATGAGGATAGAACCAAGAAATCGGCTATTGAAAAAGGGATAAAGACTGGCGAGATAGATTCCTGGGGGACAAATCTGGCCAGGGATATGGTTAACCATCCCAGCAATTTTATGACCCCTACCAAGATGGCTGAGATAGCTCTGAACCTTTCTAAAGAATATAAGTTTAGATGTGAGGTTCTTTCTCTGCCCGATTTAGAGAAACTGAAGATGGGTGCGCTTATGGCAGTTGCCCAGGGGAGCAAACAGCCGGCTAAATTCATCATAATGGAACATATGCCGGAGAAGAAAAGAAGAGGGACAGTGGTGCTGGTTGGCAAGGCGATAACCTTCGATTCTGGGGGAATCTCGATCAAGCCTTCTGAAGGTATGTGGGAGATGAAAGGTGATATGGCAGGCGGTGCAGCAGTGATTGCAACCATGGCTTCTGCAGCCAGAGAAGGGATTCCGGTTCATCTGGTAGGATTGGTTCCGGCGACTGAAAATCTTCCTTCTGGCACAGCCTATAAACCAGGGGATATAATCAGGTCATACTCCGGTAAAACAATCGAGATTATGTCCACTGATGCAGAAGGGCGACTGATCTTGGCAGATGCTTTAGGATATGCTCAAAAATATGAGCCGAAAGCTCTCCTGGATATTGCCACCCTGACTGGTGCTTGCGTGATTGCCTTAGGGAATGTGGTGGCAGGACTTATGGGGAATGACCAGCAGCTTCTGAATAAAGTCAAAAAAGCTGGAGAGAAAACCGGTGAAAGGGTATGGGAATTGCCCCTTTATAAAGAATATGATGACCAGATAAAAAGCGATTTAGCAGATATGAAAAATTCAGGGGGCAGGCCTGCCGGGACTATAACTGCAGCTGCATTCTTAAGGAAATTCGTAGGCAAAGCTCCCTGGGCGCATTTAGATATAGCTGGAATGGACTGGGAAGAAAAGGGTAAACCTTATATCCCTAAAGGACCTATGGGGTTCGGTGTACGTCTGTTTTTACAGTTTTTAAGAGAGTGGGATAGAAGGTAAGTTAATATGCATATTAAAGTTATACAGCTTTTCTTGATGTCTTAACTTGTTGAATGAGATAAAAAACAACCAATTAAGTCCTTTTTAGCTTGTGAAAAAAATAACAAATTTTTGCAGATTTTACTTGACAGGAAAAAAGGAGATGTTATTTTTAAGATGTAAAAGATTATGTAAATCCTTTTGACCTCAAAAGGAGGTTTTTATTATGGAATTAACCAAAGCAGGCGATTACGGATTTTTGGGCATTATGTATTTAGCCAGACAGCCCGAAAAAAGAGTAGTTCGTCTATCTGAGATATCCGAGAATGAGGATATCCCGGAGAAGTTCCTGGCAAAGATCTTCCAGAGTTATACCAGATCAGGACTGATCAAATCTCATCGTGGTGCCAGAGGCGGGTTCTCAATGGCAAAGCCCGCGGACAAGATCACGGCTAAGGATATCCTGGAAAGTGTCCAGGGACCAATCTATTTGACCAGATGTCTGAATGAGGCTGAGTCCTGCGAAAGAAAAAACACCTGCGGCTTGCGGAAGATCTGGATTAAATCCCAGGACCATCTAAATAATCTCTTAGAGAAGAAGACCTTAGCAGACCTTATTACTTCCTGAGTTTTAGATCAAGTCCTTTCTAATCTTTGTTTCCTTGATTAAATTCAGAATATAGAGGGTGTTTTTATGCCTATTAAATCGGATAAGTGGATTCGCCAGATGGCTTTAAAAAAAGAGATGATAAAGCCTTTCTCTACAGGTCGGATCAAAAGAGGAAAAATCTCTTATGGGTTATCTTCTTATGGTTACGACATCAGGGTGGCAGATGAATTCAAGGTTTTCACCAACGTGAACACCACAATTGTTGATCCGAAGAATTTTGACCCACGCTCTTTAGTAGACGTGAAAGGGAATTTTTGTATCATTCCTCCAAATTCATTTGTCCTAGCCCGGACCGTGGAATATTTTAAAATCCCCAGAAATATATTAACCATTTGCCTTGGAAAGTCTACCTACGCTCGCTGTGGCATAATTGTCAACGTCACTCCTTTTGAGCCGGAATGGGAAGGGTATGCCACGTTAGAGATCTCCAATACCACACCTCTGCCAGCTAAAATCTATGCGAATGAAGGGATTGCTCAAATAATCTTCTTAGAGTCGGACGAGGAGTGCGAGACCTCCTATAAGGATAAAAAGGGGAAGTATCAGGCGCAGAAAAAGATTACTTTGCCGAGGATGTGAGAAAAAACCGTGACCGTTTCTCGTGATTCGTAAGCGTAAGAAAAGGTTTAAAGGTTCAAGAGTTCAATGGTTCAAAGGTAAAAGATAAAAGCAAAGTCAAAAACAAGGATAAGAACTAAGGCAAAAAAGAAAGTTCTGATGGAGTTTACTCAAGAAAAAGAGATGCAATGTTCTCGTTAAAAGCCACTTTAGTGGCGTAACCTCACCCTGACCCTCTGCTTCAAATAGAGAAAAAAAACCTGACTAAAGTCAGTTGGAACAAGAAAGCTTAAGGATTCGAGGGTTCAAGGATTCAAATAAAGGTTTAAAAGTTCAAACGTTCAAGGGTAAAAAAAGAAAGATAAGATCAAAAGCAAAAACTTTGAGAAGGTTGACTTAAGAAAGAGAGGTATCAAGTAAGCCAAATTGGGGGTGATAAAAAACGTATAAGTTTAATTGGTTAGTTTAAAGGAGGATTATGCTAAAAGAGATAAGGATTCATGGTAGAGGAGGTCAGGGCGTGGTTACTGCGGCTGAGCTTTTAGCTGTTGCCGCTTTCGAAGATGGTAAATATGCCCAGGCTTTCCCTACCTTTACCAGCGAGAGGATGGGTGCACCGGTTCAATCTTTCGTCCGTATAGCAGATCATAAGGTAAGAGCCAGAAACCAGATCTACGAGCCGGATTTTCTGATTATTCAGGATTATACCCTTATCGGCGCTGTCGATTTGCTAAAAGGGTTGAAAGCAGATGGGCTGGTGCTCGTAGATACCGAAAAAAGTTCGGAAGACGTTGGCTTGAAAACCAAATCCAGGATTTTGACCATTCCTGCATCCAGGATTGCTATGGAGATATTGGGTAGACCCATCCAGAATACCACTTTGATGGGAGCTTTTGCCGGCGCGACCGGGCTTATTTCCCTGGAAGCAATCAAGAGAAGCGTTATGGAGCGCTTCCCAGGAGAGCTTGGGAAAAAGAACGTGATGGCTGTGGAAAAAGCCTATGAATTGTTGAAAGGAGCAAAGAATGCCTAAACCAGAAGGGACGGTCTCCAAGCCGGGCTCAAGCAAGGCTTATAAGACCGGTGCCTGGAGAATCAAGAAGCCGGTTTTTAAACAGGTGAAATGCAACGATTGCCGTATCTGTGTGGCAGTATGTCCGGATGGTGTAATCTTCGGTTCAAATAAGAAATACTGGGCAGATTTGGATTACTGCAAAGGGTGCGGAATCTGCGTGGAGGAATGTCCTTTAAAAGATATCGAGTTGATCGTGGAGGTTAAATAAAAAATGAAAAAAGTTATCGAAGGGTCAATGGCAGTAGCGGAGGCGGTTAAAGTCTGTCGTCCGCACGTGATCTCCGCTTATCCCATTACTCCCCAGACCCATATCGTGGAGAATCTTTCTCAATTTGTGGCAGATGGGGAGCTGAAAGCAGAGTTCTTAAATGTGGAGAGTGAATTTGGAGCAGCCTCAGTGGTCTTAGGTGCCTCGGCCACAGGTGCCAGGGCTTATTCAGCCACAACTGCTCAGGGGCTACTTTTGATGGTTGAGGTTTTGTTTAACATAGCGGGGTTGAGATTGCCGGTGGTTATTACCTGCACTAATCGAGCAGTTTCCGCTCCGATAAACATCTGGAACGACCAGCAGGATGCGATGACGATAAGAGATTCTGGCTGGATAATGCTTTTTGCGGAGGATAACCAGGAAGCCGCAGATATGCACCTGCAGGCTTTCAAAATCGGAGAGCATCCGGAGATAATGCTGCCGGTGATGGTCAATATGGACGGGTTTATCCTGACGCACGCTTTTGAACCGATTGAGTTCATTGATCAGAAGATGGCAGACGAATTTCTGCCTCCTTTTAAGCCTGAGTTATACCTGACACCAAAGAACCCTTTAACCTTCGGGGTCTTGGCAGAACCGGACTGGTACATGGAGACCAGGTATAGACTGCAGAAAGCGATTGAGGCTTCCACAGATATGATCGAAGAGGTTGCAGACCAGTTCAAAAAGACGTTTGGAAGGTATCAGGGCGGTCTGGTCGAGAAATACAGATTAGATGGAGCAGAGACTGTAATCGTGTCCATGGGTTCAGTTGTCGGAACGATAAAGGAAGTGGTTGATGCGCTCAGAGACAAGGGCAAAAAAATCGGAGTACTGAAGATAAGAACATTCAGGCCTTTCCCTAAAGAGGCTATTTATGATGCCTTGAAGAATGTCAAAAACGTGATCGTTATGGAAAAAGCTATCTCCTTAGGAGCAACCGGGATTTTGTATGACGAGATAAAAGCTGCCTTATACGGCAAACCGAGCCAGCCCAAAGTCTCAGGCTTTATCGCTGGTCTGGGTGGAAGAGATATCCCCAAGGAGTCCATAATGAAAGTAATCGAAAAGGGCGAAGCCGGAATTTCGGACAACGTCTTTGTCGATTTAAAAGAAAACCTCATTGGAGGAAAATAAGATGGCAAAAAATGAAATGACAATAGAGAAAAAAGAAAAAGAAGAGATCCTCGAAAGTCAGCTTGCTCCAGGGCACAAGGCATGTACCGGCTGTGGGTTAGCCCTGGCTGCCAGGACTGTTATGAATACAGCCGGCAAGGACGTGATTGTTACTGCAGCTACCGGGTGTCTGGAGGTCTTCTCCACTTCCTACCCGCAGTCTGCCTGGAAAATGCCCTGGATTCACTCCTTGTTTGAGAACTCAGCCGCAGTGGCAGCAGGGATAGAGGTGGCTTTAAAAGCTCTGGGTAGGGAGAAGGAAGCGAAAATCATCGCCCAGGGCGGAGATGGAGCAACTGCGGACATAGGGATAGGTTGTCTTTCCGGGATGTTTGAAAGAGGGCATAACATCCTGTACGTCTGCTACGACAACGAAGCTTATATGAATACCGGAGTGCAGAGAAGCGGATTGACTCCTTTTGAAGCCTGGACCTCTACCAGCCCCTCTGGAAAAGTCTCCTGGGGAAACCCGACTGAAAAGAAGAATATGCCGGCTATAGCCGCAGCTCATGGGATACCTTATGTGGCAACTGCATCAGTTGCCTATCTAAAAGATCTGGAGAAGAAAGTAAAGAAGGCTCTGGATATCGTTGGTCCAAAATATTTACAAATTCACGCACCCTGCCCTTTGGGTTGGGCACACGAGCCCTGGGATACCATTAAAGTGGCTAAACTTGCAGTTCAAACCGGACTTATTCCTCTTTACGAGATGGAAAATGGAGTAATCACCTCGGTTCGTAAAATAGCCAAGAAAGCGCCGGTTGAGGAATATTTAAAGCTTCAAGGACGATTCAAACATCTGTTCAAGAAGCCTGGTTTTGAGAAGGAGCTGGAGAGAATTCAGGCGATGGCAGATGCGACTATAAAGAAATTCAATCTGATGTGAGGAGAACGATTTTCCTTGAAAACCGATAGCACAGGTTTGAAAAAGCCTGTGCTATTTCTGTCTGTGGAAAAAAGAATATGCTTTTCAAATAGAAAAAGATTGGAAAACCGGGATTTGTTGAATATCTTCAATTGTAGCGGAGGTCTTCAGACCTCCATGGTCTGGGAAGGGGAAGAATGGAAAGCTGAAGCTGCTCTTCGTTGGTGTCCTCACCAACGAAGAATTATCGTCCAGTAGACGATAAGCAAATTATAAGTAAAGCTAAAGCTTTACACTCCAGTGAGAAGGAAAGGAGCAGGTAGGGGCAGACCTGTGTGTCTGCCCTGAAACTTGGGCGAACACATAGGTTCGCCCCTACGGATTGAAGGAAAGGAGATTTCAAATTTATGTCAACTAAAGAGCAAAGAATAGCCAGCGCTGAAAAACCGGGTAAAGATGCTTTAAGATTGCATCCCTTTTACAAGGGGAAAATCGAGATAGCGCCGAAATGTATTATCCGGGATTTTAACGATTTTGCAATCTGGTATACTCCAGGGGTTGCCCAACCCTGTAAAGAAATCGCCAAAGACCCTGACAAGGTTTATGAACATACCAATAAAGGGAATGCAGTAGCAGTGGTTTCAGACGGGACCAGGGTTTTAGGGTTAGGTGACATCGGACCTGAAGCGGGACTTCCGGTAATGGAAGGGAAAGCTTTATTATTCAAATATCTCGGCGGGGTGGATGCTTATCCTATCTGCGTTGAGACCAAAGACCCGGATGAGCTGATCAAAGTGGTCAAACTAATTCAGCCATCTTTCGGTGGGATTAATCTCGAAGACATCGCGCAGCCGAAATGCTTCTATATCCTGGACAAGCTCAGACAAGAGGCTCACATTCCGGTATGGCATGATGACCAGCAGGGGACAGCAGCAGTCAACCTGGCGGGCTTGATCAATTCCTTGAAGATCGTAGGGAAGAAGCTGAATGAGGTCAAAATCGCCATGGTAGGAGCTGGAGCAGCTAATACCGCTACTTTAAGACTCTTCCTGGCTGCAGGGGTCGATGCGGGTAAAGTGATCATGACGGATTTAAACGGGATCCTTCATTCGGAAAGGAAGGATTTTGAAAAAAGCGATCCCAGGTACAGGTTCTGCCAGATAACCAATAAAGAGAAAAAGAAAGGCGGGATTGCTGAGGCGATGAAGGGAGCGGACGTGGTCATTGCGCTCTCCGCACCGGGTCCAGGAGTGATTAAAAAGGAATGGGTTGCAGATATGGGAAAAGACCCGATAGTTTTCGTGTGTGCCAATCCAGTGCCAGAGATCTGGCCCTGGGAGGCAAAAGAGGCTGGTGCCAGAATA
Encoded proteins:
- a CDS encoding leucyl aminopeptidase, which encodes MKIELKLGKAEELKSEALALGLFEAQGLSKEAKLLDKRLDGAISLLLKNGDFSGKSNQTAVLYPKGFEFRRVILIGLGKKEEFSLDRIRQAAGTAYKKAKKLKIKNYVSFLHGKGQKGIDFQASAQAVTEGTLLSSYHLDQYKTEGKEDLFEVESMTIWDEDRTKKSAIEKGIKTGEIDSWGTNLARDMVNHPSNFMTPTKMAEIALNLSKEYKFRCEVLSLPDLEKLKMGALMAVAQGSKQPAKFIIMEHMPEKKRRGTVVLVGKAITFDSGGISIKPSEGMWEMKGDMAGGAAVIATMASAAREGIPVHLVGLVPATENLPSGTAYKPGDIIRSYSGKTIEIMSTDAEGRLILADALGYAQKYEPKALLDIATLTGACVIALGNVVAGLMGNDQQLLNKVKKAGEKTGERVWELPLYKEYDDQIKSDLADMKNSGGRPAGTITAAAFLRKFVGKAPWAHLDIAGMDWEEKGKPYIPKGPMGFGVRLFLQFLREWDRR
- the dcd gene encoding dCTP deaminase, coding for MPIKSDKWIRQMALKKEMIKPFSTGRIKRGKISYGLSSYGYDIRVADEFKVFTNVNTTIVDPKNFDPRSLVDVKGNFCIIPPNSFVLARTVEYFKIPRNILTICLGKSTYARCGIIVNVTPFEPEWEGYATLEISNTTPLPAKIYANEGIAQIIFLESDEECETSYKDKKGKYQAQKKITLPRM
- a CDS encoding NADP-dependent malic enzyme — its product is MSTKEQRIASAEKPGKDALRLHPFYKGKIEIAPKCIIRDFNDFAIWYTPGVAQPCKEIAKDPDKVYEHTNKGNAVAVVSDGTRVLGLGDIGPEAGLPVMEGKALLFKYLGGVDAYPICVETKDPDELIKVVKLIQPSFGGINLEDIAQPKCFYILDKLRQEAHIPVWHDDQQGTAAVNLAGLINSLKIVGKKLNEVKIAMVGAGAANTATLRLFLAAGVDAGKVIMTDLNGILHSERKDFEKSDPRYRFCQITNKEKKKGGIAEAMKGADVVIALSAPGPGVIKKEWVADMGKDPIVFVCANPVPEIWPWEAKEAGARIVATGRSDFHNQINNSLGFPGIFRGTLDVRAKTITDEMVIAAAHELAQTAQDKGINEEYIIPTMDDPEVYTREAVAVGLKAIEQGLARIKPSRTELIEQANRMIKRAREQAEILMSSHLIPTPPEE
- a CDS encoding thiamine pyrophosphate-dependent enzyme gives rise to the protein MTIEKKEKEEILESQLAPGHKACTGCGLALAARTVMNTAGKDVIVTAATGCLEVFSTSYPQSAWKMPWIHSLFENSAAVAAGIEVALKALGREKEAKIIAQGGDGATADIGIGCLSGMFERGHNILYVCYDNEAYMNTGVQRSGLTPFEAWTSTSPSGKVSWGNPTEKKNMPAIAAAHGIPYVATASVAYLKDLEKKVKKALDIVGPKYLQIHAPCPLGWAHEPWDTIKVAKLAVQTGLIPLYEMENGVITSVRKIAKKAPVEEYLKLQGRFKHLFKKPGFEKELERIQAMADATIKKFNLM
- a CDS encoding Rrf2 family transcriptional regulator; this translates as MELTKAGDYGFLGIMYLARQPEKRVVRLSEISENEDIPEKFLAKIFQSYTRSGLIKSHRGARGGFSMAKPADKITAKDILESVQGPIYLTRCLNEAESCERKNTCGLRKIWIKSQDHLNNLLEKKTLADLITS
- the porA gene encoding pyruvate ferredoxin oxidoreductase, with amino-acid sequence MKKVIEGSMAVAEAVKVCRPHVISAYPITPQTHIVENLSQFVADGELKAEFLNVESEFGAASVVLGASATGARAYSATTAQGLLLMVEVLFNIAGLRLPVVITCTNRAVSAPINIWNDQQDAMTIRDSGWIMLFAEDNQEAADMHLQAFKIGEHPEIMLPVMVNMDGFILTHAFEPIEFIDQKMADEFLPPFKPELYLTPKNPLTFGVLAEPDWYMETRYRLQKAIEASTDMIEEVADQFKKTFGRYQGGLVEKYRLDGAETVIVSMGSVVGTIKEVVDALRDKGKKIGVLKIRTFRPFPKEAIYDALKNVKNVIVMEKAISLGATGILYDEIKAALYGKPSQPKVSGFIAGLGGRDIPKESIMKVIEKGEAGISDNVFVDLKENLIGGK
- a CDS encoding pyruvate ferredoxin oxidoreductase subunit gamma — protein: MLKEIRIHGRGGQGVVTAAELLAVAAFEDGKYAQAFPTFTSERMGAPVQSFVRIADHKVRARNQIYEPDFLIIQDYTLIGAVDLLKGLKADGLVLVDTEKSSEDVGLKTKSRILTIPASRIAMEILGRPIQNTTLMGAFAGATGLISLEAIKRSVMERFPGELGKKNVMAVEKAYELLKGAKNA
- a CDS encoding 4Fe-4S binding protein — its product is MPKPEGTVSKPGSSKAYKTGAWRIKKPVFKQVKCNDCRICVAVCPDGVIFGSNKKYWADLDYCKGCGICVEECPLKDIELIVEVK